From a region of the Fibrobacter sp. UWB2 genome:
- a CDS encoding ABC transporter permease: MLKGLLKTIGKIYFGHKIVLWMILTVLPVGVSVFMLEMFSSEIVQHIPVGILKQDHSQLADRLERAIQSSPVLDVKVNCHDMSECEHAVIRGDLQTFIVLPTDLERRALRLEAPVIPVYSSGQNYLTNMFATKEIRAVITSIGSDLFTASYDDPVKTEIHSVGNIEGNYQGFLALGLVSAMFHLAAMLVAVYIASFPLRDKRVREFYSSAERSWVTLGVAAFVPAVIILWLEYMGCYAYTHRMLMPMSFEEFVMVSVAQLLMVICCFGAGITFVGVTGVMRIATGVSGVIGGPAFAFAGQTFPVMAMPFAVRCFAFLLPLTHVLRVQSMMLLGDVGMAESWEVIKLMGGMALFWVLLGCFTIVLRWKYRLKHDSQLPVAIEDENVVTVDSLLKSLFEKIRRRK; this comes from the coding sequence GTGCTGAAAGGTCTTTTAAAGACAATCGGGAAAATTTACTTTGGCCACAAGATTGTTTTGTGGATGATTCTTACGGTGCTCCCCGTAGGCGTTTCCGTGTTCATGCTGGAAATGTTCTCGAGCGAAATCGTGCAGCACATCCCGGTGGGCATTCTCAAGCAGGACCATAGCCAACTTGCGGACCGCTTGGAACGTGCAATCCAATCGAGCCCCGTGCTCGATGTTAAAGTGAATTGTCACGACATGAGCGAATGTGAACATGCGGTGATTCGCGGAGACTTGCAGACGTTTATCGTGCTCCCGACGGATTTGGAACGCCGTGCCTTGCGCCTTGAAGCGCCTGTGATTCCTGTTTATTCGAGCGGCCAGAATTACCTCACGAACATGTTTGCAACAAAGGAAATCCGTGCGGTCATCACAAGTATCGGTTCGGATCTTTTCACCGCTTCGTATGATGACCCGGTCAAGACGGAAATTCATTCGGTGGGGAACATCGAGGGCAATTACCAGGGGTTCCTGGCTCTTGGACTTGTATCGGCAATGTTCCACTTGGCGGCGATGCTTGTGGCGGTATATATCGCTTCGTTCCCGTTGCGTGACAAGCGCGTTCGTGAATTTTATAGTTCTGCGGAGCGTTCCTGGGTAACGCTTGGCGTGGCCGCTTTTGTCCCGGCTGTGATTATCCTCTGGCTTGAATACATGGGCTGTTATGCATACACGCATCGCATGCTTATGCCGATGAGCTTTGAAGAATTTGTGATGGTCTCCGTAGCGCAACTTTTGATGGTGATTTGTTGCTTCGGTGCGGGCATTACTTTTGTGGGCGTGACTGGCGTGATGCGTATTGCGACAGGTGTCTCGGGCGTGATTGGCGGCCCTGCATTTGCGTTTGCCGGTCAGACGTTCCCTGTGATGGCAATGCCGTTTGCCGTGCGTTGCTTTGCATTCCTGCTCCCGCTTACGCATGTGCTCCGCGTGCAGTCCATGATGCTCCTCGGCGATGTCGGCATGGCTGAATCCTGGGAAGTCATCAAGCTCATGGGCGGCATGGCGTTGTTCTGGGTGCTGCTCGGGTGCTTTACGATTGTGCTTCGCTGGAAGTACCGTCTAAAACATGATTCGCAGTTGCCGGTCGCTATCGAAGACGAAAACGTGGTGACCGTTGATTCGTTGCTTAAGAGCTTGTTCGAAAAAATCAGGAGGCGAAAATGA
- a CDS encoding HlyD family secretion protein, producing MNALKMIGKVVVVLALIVLVIMGISQLQQFATQPREQFLQGQMEARRVLVAGKVPGRIERLLVHEGDVVYKDSLVAVISSPEIEAKKMQAQGALGAAKAQASKARNGARSEDITALKAMADRAQEAATLAKNTYNRVQKLYNEGVLPLQKRDEAETQMKATQSAADAARAQYNQAVAGARSEDKAAANALVMQAKGANAEVDAYLEETKIRTPITGEVSLKLAEEGEVVGSGMPIIAVTDLNDSWAVFHLREDYLKNVSKGKKFYLQVPALDKTIEMTVSYIASVGDYATWRSSKESSGFDLKTFEVRMRPTHKVENLRPGMSVLFPVDDIQ from the coding sequence ATGAACGCATTAAAGATGATTGGAAAAGTTGTTGTCGTACTTGCCTTGATAGTGCTCGTCATTATGGGCATCTCCCAGCTCCAACAGTTCGCAACGCAACCGCGTGAACAGTTCTTGCAAGGCCAGATGGAAGCCCGCCGCGTGCTCGTGGCAGGGAAGGTCCCGGGCCGTATCGAACGTTTGCTCGTTCACGAAGGCGACGTGGTCTACAAGGATTCTCTCGTTGCTGTTATCAGCAGCCCGGAAATCGAAGCCAAAAAGATGCAGGCTCAGGGTGCACTCGGTGCTGCCAAGGCTCAGGCCAGCAAGGCCCGCAATGGTGCCCGCAGCGAAGACATCACGGCGCTCAAGGCAATGGCTGATCGCGCTCAAGAAGCCGCAACGCTTGCCAAGAATACTTACAACCGCGTGCAGAAACTCTACAACGAAGGCGTGCTTCCGCTCCAGAAGCGCGATGAAGCTGAAACGCAGATGAAGGCGACCCAGTCCGCTGCTGATGCCGCCCGCGCTCAGTACAATCAGGCTGTTGCCGGTGCCCGTAGCGAAGACAAGGCCGCCGCAAACGCTCTCGTGATGCAGGCCAAGGGCGCGAACGCCGAAGTCGATGCCTACCTCGAAGAAACCAAAATCCGCACGCCGATTACCGGTGAAGTTTCTCTCAAGCTCGCCGAAGAAGGTGAAGTAGTTGGTTCTGGTATGCCGATTATCGCTGTGACGGACTTGAACGATTCCTGGGCGGTGTTCCACCTCCGTGAAGATTACCTCAAGAACGTCTCCAAGGGCAAAAAGTTCTATCTCCAGGTTCCGGCTCTCGACAAGACGATTGAAATGACCGTAAGCTACATCGCTTCTGTTGGTGACTATGCCACATGGCGCAGCTCCAAGGAAAGCTCTGGCTTTGACCTCAAGACGTTCGAAGTCCGTATGCGCCCGACCCACAAGGTCGAAAACCTTCGCCCGGGCATGAGTGTTCTGTTCCCTGTTGACGATATTCAGTAA
- a CDS encoding TolC family protein: MKRYFAFILSGCVAANATALSLQDALDMAMANNSKIKAEKAKVDIAQSGEDEAFARFLPTVSLSAGITKINDPINIDLGRLSDVAGAAAYSKAYIDAYNKASAGYKQAYEGAYAKTGNEAQAKAYAENALKEKLGTGSPETFAQQTAEKYGSAAENADFNMKVQDDWFFNARLTVVWPIFTGLKIYSAYDAAKENVNARKAEFEMAQNTVLMDVATKYFTLRLCEELVGMRESTKKDLEEHLNRSKKLEEGGQISKTERLRAEVALAEAENAYEDALRDQSLARMALASLLHTDTSLTATTPVESPEGIRSMDEFKALAVEKHPGLRQLRIERKRNQNAISAARADYFPTIALFGYKELYTRDLTILEPEWAIGAKLQWDIFKGGDTRAKVSSAKAMDRSLGSLEEETIDNLKLLVEKRWRELEHAKGRLASLVKTRELAVEALRSQNKAYEAGLATGLEVVDAELALSRLQVADIKAHYDAVIAWLGLLEAAGEVSTAGTVLVSKQLVVEKPVATESAQPVEQNLETENK; the protein is encoded by the coding sequence ATGAAACGGTACTTTGCTTTTATTCTCAGTGGTTGCGTGGCTGCTAATGCGACAGCGCTTTCTTTGCAAGATGCGCTGGATATGGCCATGGCGAACAATTCCAAAATCAAGGCTGAAAAGGCGAAAGTGGATATTGCCCAAAGTGGCGAAGATGAAGCTTTTGCCCGTTTCCTCCCGACGGTAAGTCTGTCGGCTGGCATTACCAAAATCAATGACCCCATCAATATTGACCTCGGGCGTTTGAGCGATGTCGCTGGTGCGGCCGCTTATTCCAAGGCTTATATCGATGCCTACAACAAGGCTTCCGCTGGCTATAAGCAGGCTTACGAAGGCGCCTATGCCAAGACGGGGAACGAAGCCCAGGCAAAGGCTTATGCCGAAAACGCCCTCAAGGAAAAGCTTGGCACGGGTTCTCCGGAAACGTTTGCCCAGCAGACTGCGGAAAAGTATGGTTCGGCCGCAGAGAATGCCGATTTCAACATGAAGGTGCAAGACGACTGGTTCTTTAACGCACGCTTGACCGTTGTGTGGCCGATCTTTACCGGTCTCAAGATTTATTCTGCTTATGACGCCGCCAAGGAGAATGTGAACGCCCGTAAGGCAGAATTTGAAATGGCGCAGAACACCGTGCTCATGGATGTGGCGACCAAGTACTTTACGCTCCGCTTGTGCGAAGAGCTTGTCGGCATGCGTGAGTCCACCAAGAAGGACCTCGAAGAACATCTGAACCGTTCCAAGAAGCTCGAAGAGGGCGGCCAAATTAGCAAGACGGAACGTCTCCGTGCCGAAGTGGCGTTAGCCGAAGCCGAAAACGCTTATGAAGATGCCCTCCGCGACCAGTCGCTCGCCCGTATGGCTCTTGCAAGCCTCTTGCATACGGATACAAGCCTTACCGCAACAACGCCGGTGGAATCTCCCGAAGGCATCCGCTCGATGGATGAATTCAAGGCGCTTGCGGTCGAAAAGCATCCGGGCCTCCGTCAGCTCCGCATTGAACGCAAGCGCAATCAGAATGCGATTAGCGCCGCCCGCGCTGATTACTTCCCGACAATTGCATTGTTTGGCTACAAGGAACTTTATACCAGGGACTTGACGATTCTAGAACCGGAATGGGCGATTGGCGCCAAGTTGCAGTGGGATATCTTCAAGGGTGGTGACACCCGTGCCAAGGTGAGCTCCGCAAAGGCGATGGACCGCTCTTTGGGTAGCCTCGAAGAAGAGACGATTGATAATTTAAAGCTCTTGGTCGAAAAGCGCTGGCGTGAACTGGAACATGCAAAGGGGAGGCTCGCAAGCCTTGTCAAGACGCGTGAGCTTGCGGTTGAAGCATTGCGTAGCCAGAATAAGGCTTACGAAGCAGGTCTTGCTACAGGCCTTGAGGTGGTGGATGCCGAACTTGCGCTTTCCCGCTTGCAGGTCGCTGACATCAAGGCTCATTACGATGCTGTGATTGCTTGGCTTGGACTCCTTGAAGCCGCCGGTGAAGTCTCTACCGCAGGTACAGTCCTTGTGTCCAAGCAGCTTGTGGTTGAAAAGCCTGTTGCAACTGAATCTGCACAGCCTGTTGAACAGAATTTAGAAACGGAGAATAAATAA
- a CDS encoding lamin tail domain-containing protein, whose amino-acid sequence MNTKKWLAVGTCVTALGLFSACSDDESSPVVPVTPDSSSAIAPESSNANPNSSADVGGSSSSATAPVPTSSSDAEGVVDSSFTNMGVSEIMYNAPGGSALEWVEVYIKKGPDITDMQLSNLRLDGAVSFNFPTGSLKYGEYVIVTNDVNLFNQTYAGKLPAGCKVYGPWDKDPKTGAVAKLVNEGDVVEVKLKGEGDVSAAFSSQPPWPSLADGKGRTLVYRGSGNEADPNSWGASAVENGSPCAGGDKVLDASTVRLNEIKPYALGVSDGWVELYNSGSAPVDVKGWELESKLKGKKWTVGGANTVVPANGYLLLEATADVFGEGLFLSDNGDEIYLFEAVAGTRTGKETSLLISAGKQSSGIVEVAGGTVAQGAMATETPGAANSALKAGPIFISEIHYHENENDLNDLEFLELVNKGDAPVTLVENVNNVPQGWKIEGVNMEFAATDVIAAGGKMVLFSDSLKAKESLLRVRYSIDESVPIRFYAGKLSNRGETVAVKKPYSYVTKADNTKQWYYEISDATLYSDRWPGMTEADGKGKSLNRKDFTTTGYGSAVWSALAPTPGK is encoded by the coding sequence ATGAATACAAAAAAATGGCTTGCAGTAGGCACTTGCGTCACTGCTCTAGGTCTGTTCTCAGCCTGCTCCGATGATGAATCTAGTCCCGTAGTTCCTGTAACACCGGACAGTTCTTCTGCTATTGCTCCGGAAAGTAGCAATGCCAACCCGAACTCCTCTGCAGATGTTGGAGGATCTTCGTCTTCCGCTACGGCTCCTGTGCCGACTTCGAGTTCGGATGCTGAAGGTGTTGTCGATTCCTCATTCACCAACATGGGCGTTTCCGAAATCATGTACAATGCTCCGGGTGGTTCCGCTCTGGAATGGGTCGAAGTCTATATCAAGAAGGGCCCGGATATTACGGACATGCAGCTCAGCAACCTTCGCTTGGATGGGGCGGTTTCGTTTAACTTCCCGACGGGTTCCTTGAAATATGGCGAGTATGTCATTGTTACAAATGATGTCAATTTGTTCAACCAGACTTATGCTGGTAAACTTCCGGCCGGTTGCAAGGTTTATGGCCCGTGGGATAAGGACCCCAAGACTGGGGCTGTTGCAAAGCTCGTAAACGAAGGCGATGTTGTCGAAGTCAAGCTCAAGGGCGAAGGTGACGTGAGCGCCGCATTCAGTAGCCAGCCGCCTTGGCCAAGCCTTGCCGATGGCAAGGGCCGAACACTCGTGTATAGAGGTTCCGGCAACGAAGCCGACCCGAACTCTTGGGGCGCAAGCGCTGTCGAAAACGGCAGCCCATGTGCTGGTGGCGACAAGGTCCTCGATGCTTCGACGGTTCGCCTGAACGAAATCAAGCCGTATGCCCTTGGTGTGTCTGATGGTTGGGTTGAGCTTTACAACTCTGGTTCTGCTCCGGTCGATGTCAAGGGCTGGGAACTTGAATCCAAGTTGAAGGGCAAAAAGTGGACAGTCGGTGGTGCTAACACTGTTGTCCCGGCCAATGGATATTTGCTCCTTGAAGCGACTGCCGACGTGTTTGGCGAAGGTCTTTTCTTAAGCGACAATGGCGATGAAATTTACTTGTTCGAAGCTGTTGCAGGGACCCGCACCGGTAAGGAAACGAGCTTGCTTATTTCTGCCGGTAAGCAGTCCAGTGGCATTGTCGAAGTGGCTGGCGGTACGGTGGCTCAGGGTGCTATGGCTACGGAAACTCCGGGTGCAGCAAACTCTGCGCTTAAGGCCGGCCCGATTTTCATTAGCGAAATCCATTATCATGAAAATGAAAATGATTTGAATGACTTGGAATTCCTTGAACTGGTGAACAAGGGGGATGCTCCGGTAACGCTTGTTGAAAATGTCAATAACGTACCGCAGGGCTGGAAGATTGAAGGCGTCAATATGGAGTTTGCCGCAACAGACGTTATTGCCGCTGGTGGCAAGATGGTCCTGTTTAGCGATTCCCTCAAGGCAAAGGAATCTTTGCTCCGTGTACGCTATTCGATTGACGAAAGTGTTCCTATACGTTTCTATGCGGGCAAACTCTCGAACCGCGGTGAAACTGTAGCCGTCAAGAAGCCGTATTCTTACGTGACCAAGGCCGATAACACAAAGCAGTGGTATTATGAGATTTCTGACGCTACGCTTTATAGCGACCGCTGGCCGGGAATGACCGAAGCGGATGGCAAGGGCAAGAGTCTCAACCGCAAGGACTTTACTACGACAGGTTACGGCTCAGCCGTTTGGAGCGCTCTCGCTCCGACTCCGGGCAAGTAA